The window CGCTAATGTGCAACTTAAGATTTCTATTTAATGTATGCCTTCCTATCTTCGCAACTTGAAATGCTGAGGCACTGAGTATTGGTGGTTGTTTAACGTTGTTGTCTTTGCAGCCATGGGAAATGAGAAGGCCAACGCTCACTGGGAAGTGGAGCTGCCTCGAAATTATGATAGAGGTCAAATTGAAAACTTCATACGTGCAAAGTACGGTCTCATAGGAAAATGGGTATTGTGTAGTGTTGTTTTTGATAAACGTCCAAAGTTTTCTTGCTCGGGTTTCTAAGGTCCATAAACCTTTTCTGATTCAAATTCACCTGTTAGGTATGTCGAAAAAAGATGGATAACTAGGGAATGCAAAGTGAAGTCACCCACATTATCTAAACAACACATATCTTCTCGTTCCTCAAGGCGTTATGGCTGCATTGCCGAATGGACTAACAATCAACACTTACTCAAGGAGAGAATAGTCTGTTCTGTGGATGAAAGAAACGAGGCTAGCTCAAGTCCTGGCATCGCAGAAGTGCAAGAAAATTGTAAAGGCaataaaaatcaacatttcGGTCAGCATCAGGAGAAGAAAGAAAACTGTCAACAAACTATTGATCGGAATTCCTCAGCTTACAGGAGTGTTAACGGTGATCGTTCCAAAGAATCACAGCAAGTACTATTTCTGTTTTCTCTGTGTCTAAATTATCTGTTCATGCGTATGCTGTTTTCTTACCGGATTTCTGAATGTGAGTTTACTTTGTGATAAGTCTGTTCCTTCATTTTCCTCCGTATGTTGATATTAAAACACTGCGAGTAAAATTTGTAGTTAACAGGATAATGTCCATGTTGAAATCTGTCTATACTTCCATAGTGCATAAATCCGGTGATGGTCATGATCGTGGTAACAGACACGGTTAATGCAGTAATGGAACTGATGTGGTTATTTTAATGCTGATATCGGCCGAAAGTATGAGATATCCCTCGAAACAGCCCAAAGTACGGTTCTTATACATCTTTACAATGCGAGAAAAAATGGGTTTGgtactttgttttttttaaaaacaatctTTACAATTGATGTGATGCGGCCTGGTTTTTGCACTATGTAAAgttctaatgttttatgttcTCGAGATTCCTGTAGTTGAAAGATTGAAACCTTGGACTCTCAGTCTCACCACAGCTGCCTTTTGTTTTCACCTGTGTTTTACCGTCAAAGTTTCTGTTCTAAATCAGTGTTGTTGCGTTGTGTTCCATCATATAACACTTCATCgccaattttgataattttaatcAAAAGCTTCGCTGATTTTTCGCGTGTTGAACAGATTGTCTATAAATTAGGTCCTAATGGCAGCTTGCGGAAGCCAGAACAAGAGCCCTTGAAAAAAGAATCTTCAACTGCAATTTCCCTGCCTGCTCTCCCTAGTCACAAAGCTGACTATGCTGATGAACTTTTTAAGACGCTATGTATGACTGATTCTGTAGACAATGGCTCAAGTCCTGATATGAGCACTTGGGTTCGTTTTGATTGTACTGTTCTTACCTTGACTCTCCGTTGTTGATACATTTTTCCTTcatctttttgttttctttatacCGTTCATTCTCTTCAATTTGCCAGTTTCAATTGGACTTTTTTTGCAGCTGACGAATCATCCATACCCGAAACAAAGCAGATCGTTCTTAAACAAGTTGTTGACAAAACGTTAATGCAAGAGGCAACCCCAAAATTGTCAGGAAGCAAAATCAACCCTATACCAAAAATAGATGTCGGAAAACCTATGGTATCGTTTACAAGATATGTTGCTGCGCAGCATCCAGATGTTGCAAACAATGCTCAAAGCCTTTCAGAGAAGGTAGCTTACTAATCTATCACTTTCTTTTCCTTATTGATTAAAGAGTACgttttatatatttatgctATAGTTATTGATAGAACTCGAGCCTCATTTTATTCAAGTTGATATTATAAGCTCTCTCAAGAAATCAAACAATTGAAATCCTTGTTGAGAAATGGTTTAAACAGCTTGAAATGCTATACCGGTAACGATACCGGTAAATCCGAATAATCACAATTTACTTCTATGTTTGAAATGCTATACCAAGAATCTTATAATGAATCAAATTTACTCCTTTTTTTACTTGTCACAGGTGCAAAATATTCAAACAGTTAAGTTTGCTGTGAACTCTGCTCCATACCCAGTGTCTAGGTAAGACTGTCCGcagaattttgaatttttggttAAATCTAAATCATATACGACAATAGTGCTAAAGCCTTAATCTTATTTGTGGGGTCATCCTTATGAACCGTTAATCCATCTCACAAGTCATGTGGACAATGGACATCTACAAAGATATTTGAAGCCGAATCCCCTGTTAGGAATTAGTATTAACACTTTGGCTGATTTTTGTCTAAATGTTTGTGCTTTTCCCTTACTAATTATTCCAACCGTTGTATCTGCAGTTTATATACACCCACGATCCCATTTAAAGGTGTGTCGACTGCCCCGATTAAGAGGCCGCATACAGCATTACCCGTATCAGGATATGAATATGACTTCTCGTTCTTAACTCAAGGGATGTTCGCCAAACGATAGTAAGACAGGCGTCTATTGCAGTTGCAGTAACCTCAACAACGTTTACTATGTGGTCTTGATGCGATGATACGAGCACATTTTTGTACTATAGTTTGAGTATGTTATAGTCCTATTGCTTGTAAAATGCAACTTATACTTAAGTTCTAGCAAATATTTTTTGTGTATATATTCATTCAGGGAGTTCACTTTGAGCTATGAATTTCAAGCTCTTGGTTGTTGAGCTCTGATCATGTTTTTTTGGATTGACATCTTAAATGTTACTTTTCAAATAAATAGAATGGGCAatctatcattaaataattatattctaattttcttagaagtcgtcatcatcattatacccagtgtatcccgttcataggaaaactatgatcagtgtatggggagggaaggaagatGGCAACTCATGCCTATAAAGAAGAGTgcagtcaaagagtccctcgaatCAAGAAAGATCTTCAAATGGCGTGAGAATGAGCAACTACTCGCAAAGCCTACAACTTATACACCActatgatcaaaattaataattaaaggataaaattaaaaaatagaaatagggacaaaaataaaataaaaaatagaaaggtataaaaataaaaacgagAAAAAGAGTGATATGTAAAAGGTTAGGAATAGAGGCAACAAACGTAACTGGTTCAGACTCAGAAATCTAAGACGTGAATAAGGCATCGCTAACTACCCCTACCTCTAGTCAGGTCCTTCGAGAGGTGTACGACATCCAAATCACTTTTAATatgttcctcccacgttctcctaggtcttttcgacttctcttaccctccacAATAATGCTTTCGATCCTTCTCACTGGGGCGTCATGTgtttttctctgcacatgtctaAACCATCTCGGCCTGTTCTCACGCATCTTTGCAGAGAGaggtgcaacccctaacttctccctAAACTCCTGGATTAGGAGTATTATATATACTTACAAACTAGGGAATTATCAATAGTACTCCTAAGattttgcactttatcaataGTATCCTTAAGTTTTttgattatcaatggtaccctcgtgtTATTGAGTGTCTTACAACCGTAAAATTGTCTActtttttccgtccaaaatccttaaatttttctttttcttttatttctcaatttaaaacatcaaaaaaataaaagaaaaataaaaaagttaacggttttggacGATTTCAGAcggaaaaaaatagaaaaggtTACAGTTGTACGACACTCAATTAcacaagggtaccattgataataaaaaaaacctagGAGTACCATTGttaaagtgcaaaaacttaggggtaccattggTAATTTCCTTACAAACTATTTTAGACTTTCTTATATTTGTTGCTCAAGTTCAACATTCATATGAAATATAAATGACGTTTGCTATTGAATTTCACAAGAATAAACGTGATAGAACATGTAAAATATCTTATAACCACAATTATAGCCAATTTAAGTTGATAATTGTAgttttaaaatatgttataaactCTATTAAAATTTGTCTATATTCAACTCCATGGCTTACAAACTATGCTTATAACAAATGTGAGTTACTAAATAACACCGGTAAAATATCATTTTGACATTGGTCCTACATGTTTATAAAATTGATCAATAACTAACAACTACTTAGTTAAGATACCTCAAAGGGActacaaagaaaaaataattaaaaaattaagtagtCTAACTATAGAGTCCACAACAATATGATAATATGATTACATAACAACATAGAAAAATCAATGTGTGacatgattaatttttattaatctaCCTATGAAGACCTTAAACATTTTCAAAGATATTTTGCAATTTGGTGAAGTCATTAAAGTGATTTGATTCTTGAAGAAAATTTggaaaaaactttatttatCTACCAAATAAACTTTCCATCAAGGtagttataaatatataaatatatctttATTATTTACCAACTACTTATTAAaagtatatttaattatttatccaccaaataaaaatatatctttATTAATTATCACCTCATACATATAAACTACTTGCATTGGTGTGTAAATATGTAGCTAAGCTCGGAAGATAGCTATACCAAATGCTCCACCAAATATAAGATTAAGACTTTAAGTGCTTAATTAATGGAGTAATTAacgttttaaaagttttgggatctaatttaaataaatgattaattaataatttagcGTATTCCATGAATTTAGGTATGGGACTAATTATTTTATTGCCATAACATTTATTGCAAAATCTTATTTCACCCATTACTACTACCAGCAACTTTTTAATGCCCATCATCTCCATATATGTGTAAGCGAATTGTCGACAGTACACCAATGCTACATGCATGCATGCATCCATCaacatgtaattaatttttttttaataattctcttttatttttagtgttagaatttttttttttttttttttttttactatttattcGTTCGTAACTTTAGGTCCTGTTCAGTTTACTTCATGAATTATGTTTctaactgatttttttttaaaattattatctaACGGTGATCATATagtgatatatattttatttttgttatattgcTAAATCTATTAAATATTGTTACGTAAAGGTCAATTGAACAAATTTATAAActctaaatttattttagtacatggtaggataaaaattaaactaataatcTTTTCTGAAAAGTGATAGTTTTAATTGATGGAGATAAAATCTTATTCTCGAATCGTAACTTAATTGAATAAGATATAGTCTAAActatacttatttaatgaaataCTAGTATATTTTCTCGTGTACGGATGTATAACTTTGTTAatttatatgaaatttttttattgattattcataACAAAATTTTACTAACTTAAAAGATTATTAGTAAAATTAATCTATTTTTGAAAACgatgatgtattagagttcgaacaatgtgtttcaaactccaatattgccaagatcgaatgtatgaggtttagtgacaaacaaattacgctatcaatgatatcgatgtttgtaggagaaaataatgcaataaaacgacacaaaatttaacgaggttcacccaacttaggctacgtcctctagcgtgtagtatctcttatattatcaaaaggagttcaaagaactctcaaat of the Amaranthus tricolor cultivar Red isolate AtriRed21 chromosome 6, ASM2621246v1, whole genome shotgun sequence genome contains:
- the LOC130814925 gene encoding ADP-ribosylation factor GTPase-activating protein AGD5-like, whose translation is MNPKTVFSKEYSSKHIKILEGLLKLPENRECADCRSRAPRWASINLGIFICLQCSGIHRGLGVHISKVRSATLDTWLPEMVVFMQSMGNEKANAHWEVELPRNYDRGQIENFIRAKYVEKRWITRECKVKSPTLSKQHISSRSSRRYGCIAEWTNNQHLLKERIVCSVDERNEASSSPGIAEVQENCKGNKNQHFGQHQEKKENCQQTIDRNSSAYRSVNGDRSKESQQIVYKLGPNGSLRKPEQEPLKKESSTAISLPALPSHKADYADELFKTLCMTDSVDNGSSPDMSTWVRFDSDESSIPETKQIVLKQVVDKTLMQEATPKLSGSKINPIPKIDVGKPMVSFTRYVAAQHPDVANNAQSLSEKVQNIQTVKFAVNSAPYPVSSLYTPTIPFKGVSTAPIKRPHTALPVSGYEYDFSFLTQGMFAKR